From the genome of Nasonia vitripennis strain AsymCx chromosome 1, Nvit_psr_1.1, whole genome shotgun sequence, one region includes:
- the LOC100114216 gene encoding photoreceptor-specific nuclear receptor isoform X2: MEDSGRGEALCKVCGDKASGKHYGVPSCDGCRGFFKRSIRRNLDYVCKENSQCVVDVSRRNQCQACRFRKCLQVNMKRDAVQHERAPRSATTSMAAMTTMTTMATMAAASRKPPAATALYPPASQHIYQSTTAAGGPYHPLLYPTFFSFKPAVPAFPPAVDTRDLLRLTTAGHFMPRPAPEPLEPLSTSAGKEDEVTSSEEAAAANDRLQYKKEEHVSTRLLTPLICASVSDGQAANFSLLPAENVYEFAAKLLFLAVKWPRSISSFLQLSYRDQAILLEESWCELFVLTAAQWNFPVEESQLIPAHLSPDRKQILSDEARRLRELLARCAILRIDHSEYACLKAIVLFKGGECLS, encoded by the exons ATGGAGGACAGCGGTCGAGGAGAGGCCTTGTGTAAAGTATGCGGCGACAAGGCTTCCGGAAAGCACTACGGGGTGCCGAGTTGCGACGGTTGCCGCGGATTTTTTAAACGCTCGATCCGCAG AAACCTGGATTACGTCTGCAAGGAGAACAGCCAGTGCGTCGTGGACGTGTCGCGTCGGAATCAGTGCCAAGCTTGCCGGTTCAGAAAGTGCTTGCAGGTCAACATGAAGCGAGACG CGGTGCAGCACGAGCGAGCGCCCCGCAGCGCGACAACCTCGATGGCGGcgatgacgacgatgacgacgatggCGACGATGGCGGCGGCCTCGAGGAAGCCGCCCGCGGCGACGGCTCTCTACCCGCCGGCCTCGCAGCACATCTACCAGAGCACGACGGCCGCCGGAGGGCCCTATCACCCGCTGCTCTACCCGACGTTCTTCTCCTTCAAGCCCGCCGTGCCTGCCTTCCCGCCGGCCGTTG ACACGCGCGACTTACTCCGCCTGACAACAGCTGGGCACTTCATGCCCCGACCCGCGCCCGAGCCCCTGGAGCCCCTGTCGACTTCGGCCGGGAAGGAAGACGAGGTGACGAGTTCCGAAGAGGCTGCCGCCGCCAACGATCGGCTGCAGTACAAAAAGG AGGAGCACGTGTCGACTCGGCTGCTGACGCCCCTGATTTGCGCCTCGGTATCCGACGGCCAGGCGGCAAACTTCTCCCTTCTGCCCGCGGAGAACGTTTACGAGTTCGCGGCGAAGCTCCTGTTCCTCGCAGTCAAGTGGCCCAGGAGTATTTCTTCCTTTTTACAG CTCTCCTACAGAGACCAGGCCATACTCCTCGAGGAATCCTGGTGCGAGCTTTTCGTCCTGACAGCGGCGCAATGGAACTTTCCGGTCGAGGAGTCGCAACTGATACCGGCCCACCTGTCGCCGGACAGGAAGCAAATCCTCAGCGACGAGGCGAGGCGTCTGCGCGAGCTGCTGGCCAGGTGCGCCATCTTGAGAATCGACCACTCGGAATACGCCTGCCTCAAAGCCATCGTTCTTTTCAAAGGCGGTGAGTGCTTAAGCTGA
- the LOC100114257 gene encoding kielin/chordin-like protein isoform X3, producing the protein MKNGLYYESGTEWTEPNRPCRSLTCIAGVITESSIRCYTPCSDPVPPALGQCCPTCPNCRFKGKIITKETSVMPKHDPCILCDCTSGKLKCVKKTCPVLNCPESKIFHSFEGCCPQCQGTGTYLDPPKGACLLGLKLHQSGTQFTVDDCTHCSCENSTAFCQRESCPILSCKREQQKTWPGQCCPQCIGSDNGFNIEIDNKTQELDDQSYQNHKTEIDETGNNTEEVDDQSHKTKTDEAWDKPEEVDNQSYQNHKIEKTCVHDGTIYKDGETWNTETCETCTCKNGRINCSALTCPAIRCPQNSILVIPEGECCPICEERESKGVCTVFGGSHVRTFDGKLYAFIGSCKYQLASDCDSGTFNIRLKNTVVGNDVSIKRVSLRLGKTKVDLQQNKNTKVNDQVVDVPYRQKDKLELKEVDDTIVVTSKIGVKILWNYVGFVEVSIPKSYQKKVCGLCGDFNAIAENDLTTREGILVDDPAIFAQSWTSGEEVCLDTRKYGIRGCNPRKDQRLCSYIKGSAFEKCLKKVNVTSYYEKCLKDMCECPPDDLQCHCESFYSYVRDCERLGILLPKWRKSVGCVSDEP; encoded by the exons ATGAAAAATGGTTTGTACTATGAGTCGGGCACCGAGTGGACTGAGCCGAACAGACCATGTAGATCATTGACGTGTATTGCAGGCGTTATCACCGAATCATCTATTCGTTGTTACACTCCTTGCTCAGACCCAGTGCCACCTGCGCTCGGACAATGTTGTCCTACATGTCCAA ACTGCCGTTTCAAGGggaaaataataactaaaGAAACAAGTGTTATGCCCAAACATGATCCCTGTATTCTCTGTGACTGTACTTCTGGCAAACTGAAATGTGTGAAAAAGACATGTCCAGTTCTTAATTGTCCGGAATCGAAAATCTTTCACAGCTTTGAAGGCTGTTGTCCGCAATGTCAAG GTACCGGTACGTACTTGGACCCGCCCAAAGGAGCCTGCTTGCTGGGTCTGAAGTTACATCAATCTGGAACGCAATTTACTGTGGACGATTGCACGCACTGCAGCTGTGAAAATTCAACAGCATTTTGCCAAAGAGAAAGCTGTCCTATATTGAGTTGCAAACGAGAGCAGCAGAAAACTTGGCCGGGTCAGTGTTGTCCCCAATGCATAGGTAGCGACAATGGGTTCAACATagaaatagataataaaacTCAAGAACTCGACGATCAAAGTTATCAAAATCATAAAACAGAAATAGACGAAACAGGGAATAACACTGAAGAAGTCGATGATCAAAGTCATAAAACCAAAACGGATGAAGCATGGGATAAACCTGAAGAAGTCGACAATCAGAGTTATCAAAATCATAAGATAGAAAAGACTTGCGTACACGATGGCACAATATATAAG GATGGCGAAACCTGGAATACAGAAACGTGTGAGACTTGTACATGTAAAAATGGAAGAATCAATTGTTCAGCACTAACGTGTCCAGCTATTCGGTGTCcgcaaaattcaattttagtAATACCAGAGGGAGAGTGTTGTCCGATATGTGAGGAGCGGGAAA GCAAGGGCGTTTGCACAGTGTTTGGTGGCTCGCACGTTCGCACATTTGATGGAAAGCTGTATGCTTTCATAGGTTCATGCAAATATCAATTAGCCAGTGATTGCGACAGCGGGACGTTCAATATTCGACTTAAAAATACCGTGGTAGGCAATGACGTTTCGATAAAGAGAGTATCGTTGAGACTGGGCAAAACAAAAGTTGATCTTCAGCAAAACAAAAACACCAAAGTAAACGATCAAGTTGTGGATGTGCCATATCGACAAAAAGACAAATTAGAATTAAAAGAGGTCGATGATACTATTGTCGTAACATCAAAAATCGGAGTAAAGATTTTGTGGAACTACGTTGGATTCGTTGAAGTCAGTATACCGAAGAGTTATCAAAAAAAAGTTTGTGGCTTGTGCGGCGACTTTAACGCTATAGCCGAAAATGATTTAACTACGCGAGAAGGTATTTTGGTTGACGATCCTGCTATTTTTGCGCAATCATGGACCTCAGGAGAGGAAGTTTGTTTGGACACTAGAAAATATGGAATAAGAGGCTGCAATCCACGTAAGGATCAAAG GTTGTGTAGTTATATCAAAGGATCagcatttgaaaaatgtttgaaaaaggTCAACGTAACATCTTACtatgaaaaatgtttaaaagaCATGTGCGAGTGTCCGCCTGATGATCTGCAATGCCACTGTGAATCCTTTTACAGTTATGTTCGCGATTGTGAAAGACTAGGAATACTGCTTCCAAAGTGGCGAAAATCTGTTGGATGCGTTTCAGATGAGCCCTAG
- the LOC100114320 gene encoding insulin-like growth factor-binding protein complex acid labile subunit isoform X2, translated as MTEARAVQQADCECSEPPGPRTDEVYRTFNIPERFMYPNDIELHLEDLRLDWISEVAFVDVANSSALYLRDNRLTNLARHFFRSLDQLTYLDLKDNRISHIEDGAFARLSSLETLLLDGNKLLTFQPGVWRGLAGLHELYATNNSIALKRGIFRGLRHLETLALDANNITDIPAGAFEGPRHLDLLYLSRNRISTFVPEVFQGLAELSELDLGSNRISHLPSEAFRFLGSLEKLWLNGNQLAALRAPDFKGLSGLKKLYLNSNSLESVDMAAFHVFANVSVDPGLNINGALLRSFKGASGRFRCTSREYQLPYECQRIVERRH; from the exons ATGACTGAGGCCAGAGCCGTCCAGCAGGCGGATTGCGAGTGCTCCGAGCCGCCAGGACCTCGGACCGATGAAGTTTATCGAACGTTCAACATTCCTGAGCGCTTCATGTACCCGA ACGACATCGAGCTCCACTTGGAGGATCTGCGCCTCGACTGGATCTCGGAGGTGGCCTTCGTCGACGTGGCCAATTCCTCGGCTCTGTATTTACGCGACAACCGGCTGACCAATCTCGCGAGGCACTTCTTCCGCTCGCTCGATCAGCTGACCTACCTCGACCTCAAAGACAACCGCATCTCCCACATCGAGGACGGGGCTTTCGCGAGGCTGTCCAGTTTGGAGACTCTTCTTCTGGACGGCAATAAACTGCTGACCTTCCAGCCCGGCGTCTGGAGGGGCCTGGCCGGTCTGCACGAGCTCTACGCGACCAACAACAGTATCGCTCTGAAGAGGGGCATATTCCGCGGATTGAGGCACCTCGAGACGCTGGCACTCGACGCCAACAACATCACCGACATTCCCGCCGGAGCTTTCGAGGGACCGAGGCATCTGGACTTGCTCTACTTGTCCAGGAATCGCATATCCACTTTCGTGCCGGAAGTCTTCCAGGGTCTTGCCGAACTGAGCGAACTGGACTTGGGGTCGAATCGAATATCGCATCTGCCGAGCGAAGCCTTCAGATTTCTGGGCAGCTTGGAAAAACTCTGGCTCAACGGAAACCAATTGGCGGCTTTGAGAGCTCCGGACTTCAAGGGACTGAGTGGACTGAAGAAGCTCTACTTGAACAGCAACAGCCTCGAATCCGTCGATATGGCGGCTTTTCATGTCTTCGCGAACGTAAGCGTCGATCCAGGATTGAACATTAATGGGGCCTTACTGAGGAGCTTCAAGGGAGCGAGTGGTAGATTTCGGTGCACTAGTCGAGAGTATCAGCTGCCCTACGAGTGTCAGAGGATCGTGGAACGGCGACATTGA
- the LOC100114257 gene encoding kielin/chordin-like protein isoform X1: MRYLLLHQEIQVIRKTDTSNMETFGSLFPTGLNFAVGLIVFFNVAHQNSVVIAQLSGSLETCDAEGESIISPQIANMKCFNCTCKSGMVECVKKNCPKIEGCYRLQELQTDECCQKCKGCMKNGLYYESGTEWTEPNRPCRSLTCIAGVITESSIRCYTPCSDPVPPALGQCCPTCPNCRFKGKIITKETSVMPKHDPCILCDCTSGKLKCVKKTCPVLNCPESKIFHSFEGCCPQCQGTGTYLDPPKGACLLGLKLHQSGTQFTVDDCTHCSCENSTAFCQRESCPILSCKREQQKTWPGQCCPQCIGSDNGFNIEIDNKTQELDDQSYQNHKTEIDETGNNTEEVDDQSHKTKTDEAWDKPEEVDNQSYQNHKIEKTCVHDGTIYKDGETWNTETCETCTCKNGRINCSALTCPAIRCPQNSILVIPEGECCPICEERESKGVCTVFGGSHVRTFDGKLYAFIGSCKYQLASDCDSGTFNIRLKNTVVGNDVSIKRVSLRLGKTKVDLQQNKNTKVNDQVVDVPYRQKDKLELKEVDDTIVVTSKIGVKILWNYVGFVEVSIPKSYQKKVCGLCGDFNAIAENDLTTREGILVDDPAIFAQSWTSGEEVCLDTRKYGIRGCNPRKDQRLCSYIKGSAFEKCLKKVNVTSYYEKCLKDMCECPPDDLQCHCESFYSYVRDCERLGILLPKWRKSVGCVSDEP, translated from the exons ATGCGCTATCTTCTACTCCACCAAGAAATACAAGTAATTCGGAAAACAGACACAAGCAATATGGAGACATTTGGGTCATTGTTTCCAACTGGCCTGAATTTTGCAGTGGGTTTAATTGTTTTCTTCAATGTGGCGCATCAGAATAGTGTTGTTATTGCACAGCTATCAG GCAGCCTAGAGACATGTGATGCTGAAGGCGAATCTATCATCAGTCCTCAAATAGCCAATATGAAATGTTTCAACTGTACCTGTAAG AGTGGCATGGTTGAATGTGTCAAAAAAAATTGTCCCAAAATTGAAGGTTGTTATAGGCTTCAAGAATTACAAACCGACGAATGTTGCCAAAAATGCAAAG gTTGCATGAAAAATGGTTTGTACTATGAGTCGGGCACCGAGTGGACTGAGCCGAACAGACCATGTAGATCATTGACGTGTATTGCAGGCGTTATCACCGAATCATCTATTCGTTGTTACACTCCTTGCTCAGACCCAGTGCCACCTGCGCTCGGACAATGTTGTCCTACATGTCCAA ACTGCCGTTTCAAGGggaaaataataactaaaGAAACAAGTGTTATGCCCAAACATGATCCCTGTATTCTCTGTGACTGTACTTCTGGCAAACTGAAATGTGTGAAAAAGACATGTCCAGTTCTTAATTGTCCGGAATCGAAAATCTTTCACAGCTTTGAAGGCTGTTGTCCGCAATGTCAAG GTACCGGTACGTACTTGGACCCGCCCAAAGGAGCCTGCTTGCTGGGTCTGAAGTTACATCAATCTGGAACGCAATTTACTGTGGACGATTGCACGCACTGCAGCTGTGAAAATTCAACAGCATTTTGCCAAAGAGAAAGCTGTCCTATATTGAGTTGCAAACGAGAGCAGCAGAAAACTTGGCCGGGTCAGTGTTGTCCCCAATGCATAGGTAGCGACAATGGGTTCAACATagaaatagataataaaacTCAAGAACTCGACGATCAAAGTTATCAAAATCATAAAACAGAAATAGACGAAACAGGGAATAACACTGAAGAAGTCGATGATCAAAGTCATAAAACCAAAACGGATGAAGCATGGGATAAACCTGAAGAAGTCGACAATCAGAGTTATCAAAATCATAAGATAGAAAAGACTTGCGTACACGATGGCACAATATATAAG GATGGCGAAACCTGGAATACAGAAACGTGTGAGACTTGTACATGTAAAAATGGAAGAATCAATTGTTCAGCACTAACGTGTCCAGCTATTCGGTGTCcgcaaaattcaattttagtAATACCAGAGGGAGAGTGTTGTCCGATATGTGAGGAGCGGGAAA GCAAGGGCGTTTGCACAGTGTTTGGTGGCTCGCACGTTCGCACATTTGATGGAAAGCTGTATGCTTTCATAGGTTCATGCAAATATCAATTAGCCAGTGATTGCGACAGCGGGACGTTCAATATTCGACTTAAAAATACCGTGGTAGGCAATGACGTTTCGATAAAGAGAGTATCGTTGAGACTGGGCAAAACAAAAGTTGATCTTCAGCAAAACAAAAACACCAAAGTAAACGATCAAGTTGTGGATGTGCCATATCGACAAAAAGACAAATTAGAATTAAAAGAGGTCGATGATACTATTGTCGTAACATCAAAAATCGGAGTAAAGATTTTGTGGAACTACGTTGGATTCGTTGAAGTCAGTATACCGAAGAGTTATCAAAAAAAAGTTTGTGGCTTGTGCGGCGACTTTAACGCTATAGCCGAAAATGATTTAACTACGCGAGAAGGTATTTTGGTTGACGATCCTGCTATTTTTGCGCAATCATGGACCTCAGGAGAGGAAGTTTGTTTGGACACTAGAAAATATGGAATAAGAGGCTGCAATCCACGTAAGGATCAAAG GTTGTGTAGTTATATCAAAGGATCagcatttgaaaaatgtttgaaaaaggTCAACGTAACATCTTACtatgaaaaatgtttaaaagaCATGTGCGAGTGTCCGCCTGATGATCTGCAATGCCACTGTGAATCCTTTTACAGTTATGTTCGCGATTGTGAAAGACTAGGAATACTGCTTCCAAAGTGGCGAAAATCTGTTGGATGCGTTTCAGATGAGCCCTAG
- the LOC100114257 gene encoding kielin/chordin-like protein isoform X2, producing the protein MVECVKKNCPKIEGCYRLQELQTDECCQKCKGCMKNGLYYESGTEWTEPNRPCRSLTCIAGVITESSIRCYTPCSDPVPPALGQCCPTCPNCRFKGKIITKETSVMPKHDPCILCDCTSGKLKCVKKTCPVLNCPESKIFHSFEGCCPQCQGTGTYLDPPKGACLLGLKLHQSGTQFTVDDCTHCSCENSTAFCQRESCPILSCKREQQKTWPGQCCPQCIGSDNGFNIEIDNKTQELDDQSYQNHKTEIDETGNNTEEVDDQSHKTKTDEAWDKPEEVDNQSYQNHKIEKTCVHDGTIYKDGETWNTETCETCTCKNGRINCSALTCPAIRCPQNSILVIPEGECCPICEERESKGVCTVFGGSHVRTFDGKLYAFIGSCKYQLASDCDSGTFNIRLKNTVVGNDVSIKRVSLRLGKTKVDLQQNKNTKVNDQVVDVPYRQKDKLELKEVDDTIVVTSKIGVKILWNYVGFVEVSIPKSYQKKVCGLCGDFNAIAENDLTTREGILVDDPAIFAQSWTSGEEVCLDTRKYGIRGCNPRKDQRLCSYIKGSAFEKCLKKVNVTSYYEKCLKDMCECPPDDLQCHCESFYSYVRDCERLGILLPKWRKSVGCVSDEP; encoded by the exons ATGGTTGAATGTGTCAAAAAAAATTGTCCCAAAATTGAAGGTTGTTATAGGCTTCAAGAATTACAAACCGACGAATGTTGCCAAAAATGCAAAG gTTGCATGAAAAATGGTTTGTACTATGAGTCGGGCACCGAGTGGACTGAGCCGAACAGACCATGTAGATCATTGACGTGTATTGCAGGCGTTATCACCGAATCATCTATTCGTTGTTACACTCCTTGCTCAGACCCAGTGCCACCTGCGCTCGGACAATGTTGTCCTACATGTCCAA ACTGCCGTTTCAAGGggaaaataataactaaaGAAACAAGTGTTATGCCCAAACATGATCCCTGTATTCTCTGTGACTGTACTTCTGGCAAACTGAAATGTGTGAAAAAGACATGTCCAGTTCTTAATTGTCCGGAATCGAAAATCTTTCACAGCTTTGAAGGCTGTTGTCCGCAATGTCAAG GTACCGGTACGTACTTGGACCCGCCCAAAGGAGCCTGCTTGCTGGGTCTGAAGTTACATCAATCTGGAACGCAATTTACTGTGGACGATTGCACGCACTGCAGCTGTGAAAATTCAACAGCATTTTGCCAAAGAGAAAGCTGTCCTATATTGAGTTGCAAACGAGAGCAGCAGAAAACTTGGCCGGGTCAGTGTTGTCCCCAATGCATAGGTAGCGACAATGGGTTCAACATagaaatagataataaaacTCAAGAACTCGACGATCAAAGTTATCAAAATCATAAAACAGAAATAGACGAAACAGGGAATAACACTGAAGAAGTCGATGATCAAAGTCATAAAACCAAAACGGATGAAGCATGGGATAAACCTGAAGAAGTCGACAATCAGAGTTATCAAAATCATAAGATAGAAAAGACTTGCGTACACGATGGCACAATATATAAG GATGGCGAAACCTGGAATACAGAAACGTGTGAGACTTGTACATGTAAAAATGGAAGAATCAATTGTTCAGCACTAACGTGTCCAGCTATTCGGTGTCcgcaaaattcaattttagtAATACCAGAGGGAGAGTGTTGTCCGATATGTGAGGAGCGGGAAA GCAAGGGCGTTTGCACAGTGTTTGGTGGCTCGCACGTTCGCACATTTGATGGAAAGCTGTATGCTTTCATAGGTTCATGCAAATATCAATTAGCCAGTGATTGCGACAGCGGGACGTTCAATATTCGACTTAAAAATACCGTGGTAGGCAATGACGTTTCGATAAAGAGAGTATCGTTGAGACTGGGCAAAACAAAAGTTGATCTTCAGCAAAACAAAAACACCAAAGTAAACGATCAAGTTGTGGATGTGCCATATCGACAAAAAGACAAATTAGAATTAAAAGAGGTCGATGATACTATTGTCGTAACATCAAAAATCGGAGTAAAGATTTTGTGGAACTACGTTGGATTCGTTGAAGTCAGTATACCGAAGAGTTATCAAAAAAAAGTTTGTGGCTTGTGCGGCGACTTTAACGCTATAGCCGAAAATGATTTAACTACGCGAGAAGGTATTTTGGTTGACGATCCTGCTATTTTTGCGCAATCATGGACCTCAGGAGAGGAAGTTTGTTTGGACACTAGAAAATATGGAATAAGAGGCTGCAATCCACGTAAGGATCAAAG GTTGTGTAGTTATATCAAAGGATCagcatttgaaaaatgtttgaaaaaggTCAACGTAACATCTTACtatgaaaaatgtttaaaagaCATGTGCGAGTGTCCGCCTGATGATCTGCAATGCCACTGTGAATCCTTTTACAGTTATGTTCGCGATTGTGAAAGACTAGGAATACTGCTTCCAAAGTGGCGAAAATCTGTTGGATGCGTTTCAGATGAGCCCTAG
- the LOC100114216 gene encoding photoreceptor-specific nuclear receptor isoform X1 has protein sequence MEDSGRGEALCKVCGDKASGKHYGVPSCDGCRGFFKRSIRRYARNLDYVCKENSQCVVDVSRRNQCQACRFRKCLQVNMKRDAVQHERAPRSATTSMAAMTTMTTMATMAAASRKPPAATALYPPASQHIYQSTTAAGGPYHPLLYPTFFSFKPAVPAFPPAVDTRDLLRLTTAGHFMPRPAPEPLEPLSTSAGKEDEVTSSEEAAAANDRLQYKKEEHVSTRLLTPLICASVSDGQAANFSLLPAENVYEFAAKLLFLAVKWPRSISSFLQLSYRDQAILLEESWCELFVLTAAQWNFPVEESQLIPAHLSPDRKQILSDEARRLRELLARCAILRIDHSEYACLKAIVLFKGGECLS, from the exons ATGGAGGACAGCGGTCGAGGAGAGGCCTTGTGTAAAGTATGCGGCGACAAGGCTTCCGGAAAGCACTACGGGGTGCCGAGTTGCGACGGTTGCCGCGGATTTTTTAAACGCTCGATCCGCAGGTACGCGAG AAACCTGGATTACGTCTGCAAGGAGAACAGCCAGTGCGTCGTGGACGTGTCGCGTCGGAATCAGTGCCAAGCTTGCCGGTTCAGAAAGTGCTTGCAGGTCAACATGAAGCGAGACG CGGTGCAGCACGAGCGAGCGCCCCGCAGCGCGACAACCTCGATGGCGGcgatgacgacgatgacgacgatggCGACGATGGCGGCGGCCTCGAGGAAGCCGCCCGCGGCGACGGCTCTCTACCCGCCGGCCTCGCAGCACATCTACCAGAGCACGACGGCCGCCGGAGGGCCCTATCACCCGCTGCTCTACCCGACGTTCTTCTCCTTCAAGCCCGCCGTGCCTGCCTTCCCGCCGGCCGTTG ACACGCGCGACTTACTCCGCCTGACAACAGCTGGGCACTTCATGCCCCGACCCGCGCCCGAGCCCCTGGAGCCCCTGTCGACTTCGGCCGGGAAGGAAGACGAGGTGACGAGTTCCGAAGAGGCTGCCGCCGCCAACGATCGGCTGCAGTACAAAAAGG AGGAGCACGTGTCGACTCGGCTGCTGACGCCCCTGATTTGCGCCTCGGTATCCGACGGCCAGGCGGCAAACTTCTCCCTTCTGCCCGCGGAGAACGTTTACGAGTTCGCGGCGAAGCTCCTGTTCCTCGCAGTCAAGTGGCCCAGGAGTATTTCTTCCTTTTTACAG CTCTCCTACAGAGACCAGGCCATACTCCTCGAGGAATCCTGGTGCGAGCTTTTCGTCCTGACAGCGGCGCAATGGAACTTTCCGGTCGAGGAGTCGCAACTGATACCGGCCCACCTGTCGCCGGACAGGAAGCAAATCCTCAGCGACGAGGCGAGGCGTCTGCGCGAGCTGCTGGCCAGGTGCGCCATCTTGAGAATCGACCACTCGGAATACGCCTGCCTCAAAGCCATCGTTCTTTTCAAAGGCGGTGAGTGCTTAAGCTGA
- the LOC100114320 gene encoding insulin-like growth factor-binding protein complex acid labile subunit isoform X1, with translation MYLLLLLFLELHSLVPHSRAETIDCRVYNNLYLCLSGARLLNVAFDDAIAVQTIDDIELHLEDLRLDWISEVAFVDVANSSALYLRDNRLTNLARHFFRSLDQLTYLDLKDNRISHIEDGAFARLSSLETLLLDGNKLLTFQPGVWRGLAGLHELYATNNSIALKRGIFRGLRHLETLALDANNITDIPAGAFEGPRHLDLLYLSRNRISTFVPEVFQGLAELSELDLGSNRISHLPSEAFRFLGSLEKLWLNGNQLAALRAPDFKGLSGLKKLYLNSNSLESVDMAAFHVFANVSVDPGLNINGALLRSFKGASGRFRCTSREYQLPYECQRIVERRH, from the coding sequence atgtacctgctgctgctcctgttTCTCGAGCTCCATTCGCTCGTCCCGCATTCTCGCGCCGAGACGATCGACTGTCGCGTCTACAACAATCTCTACCTGTGCCTCTCCGGTGCTCGGCTGCTGAACGTCGCCTTTGACGACGCCATCGCCGTGCAAACCATAGACGACATCGAGCTCCACTTGGAGGATCTGCGCCTCGACTGGATCTCGGAGGTGGCCTTCGTCGACGTGGCCAATTCCTCGGCTCTGTATTTACGCGACAACCGGCTGACCAATCTCGCGAGGCACTTCTTCCGCTCGCTCGATCAGCTGACCTACCTCGACCTCAAAGACAACCGCATCTCCCACATCGAGGACGGGGCTTTCGCGAGGCTGTCCAGTTTGGAGACTCTTCTTCTGGACGGCAATAAACTGCTGACCTTCCAGCCCGGCGTCTGGAGGGGCCTGGCCGGTCTGCACGAGCTCTACGCGACCAACAACAGTATCGCTCTGAAGAGGGGCATATTCCGCGGATTGAGGCACCTCGAGACGCTGGCACTCGACGCCAACAACATCACCGACATTCCCGCCGGAGCTTTCGAGGGACCGAGGCATCTGGACTTGCTCTACTTGTCCAGGAATCGCATATCCACTTTCGTGCCGGAAGTCTTCCAGGGTCTTGCCGAACTGAGCGAACTGGACTTGGGGTCGAATCGAATATCGCATCTGCCGAGCGAAGCCTTCAGATTTCTGGGCAGCTTGGAAAAACTCTGGCTCAACGGAAACCAATTGGCGGCTTTGAGAGCTCCGGACTTCAAGGGACTGAGTGGACTGAAGAAGCTCTACTTGAACAGCAACAGCCTCGAATCCGTCGATATGGCGGCTTTTCATGTCTTCGCGAACGTAAGCGTCGATCCAGGATTGAACATTAATGGGGCCTTACTGAGGAGCTTCAAGGGAGCGAGTGGTAGATTTCGGTGCACTAGTCGAGAGTATCAGCTGCCCTACGAGTGTCAGAGGATCGTGGAACGGCGACATTGA